In the Gopherus flavomarginatus isolate rGopFla2 chromosome 23, rGopFla2.mat.asm, whole genome shotgun sequence genome, tctgctcttctctgacCTTTGCTTTATAGaatcataaaactggaagggacctcgggaggtcatctagtccagttccctgcactcaaagcaggacaaagtattatgtcaaccatccctgagaggtgtttgtccagcctgctcttaaaaatccccaatgatggagattccacaacctccctaggcaatttattccagtgcttaaccactctgacaggaagttttttcctaatgtccgatttaagcccattgcttcttgtcctgtcctcagaggttaaggagaacaatttttctctctcctccccctaacAACCTTTTATCTACTTGAAAGCTGtgatcaggtcccctctcagtcttctcttctacagactaaacaaacacaatttttttcaatcttccggcataggtcatgttttctagacctttcatcatttgtgttgctcttctctggactttctccattttctCCACGTTTCTGaaatgtgcccagaactggacacagtagtccagttgaggcctaatcagtgtaacaagaagggtttgtTCAGGTGTGTTAGcagcaagaagaaagtcaaggaaagtgtgggctccttactgaatgagggaagcaacctagtgacagaggatgtggaaaaagctaatgtactcaatgttttttttgcctgtcttcacgagcaaggtcagctcccagactgctgcattgggcagcacagcatggggagaaggtgaccagccctctgtggaaaaagaagtggttcaggactatttggaaaaactggacgagcacaagtccatggggccagatgcgctgcattcgagggtgctaaaggagctgttggatgtgattgcagattaTTGTAAAATTATCATATAATTTGGGAACCCCGATGTGCACAGGTGGAACTCTTACACCGTGGgaactctctctatatatatattcataCAAGTAAATGATTTGTTAATAATTTAGCAAATTTAATAATTTAACAAACTGAAACTCAACAAGGCAAATGGAGATAATACAGAAAGTACATTTGGACGACCATACTTACATCCTTATCTTTCTTAACCATTATCTTAGACTTAACCATTCTCTTTCTCATCACCGTCATTGTCCTCATCTTCCCCGGTGGCCGTCATTCTGGCCCCTCCCAAGGTCTACATCTCTCTACCCTCTGCTGCCTCTGGGAAGTTACTTTTATAGTAGGTTAAACTGACGCTGCCACGTCCGATGCATATTGAAGaggtccttatttgtatttcctcccctTGAGGTGTCCGTTTTCTGTTGGTTAGTATATGTATGataaaaaagaacgaggagtacttgcggcatcttagagactaacaaatgtatttgggcaggGTTTCTCAtacttttgtagtggtgacctgtttcacacagcaagcctgagtGTGACCCTCCTTATACATTGAaaacacttctttatatatttaacagcattataaatgctggaggcaaagcggggtttgggttggaggctgacagctcgtgaccccttCCCCCCCTGGTAATAACCttacaaccccctgaggggtcccaacccccggtttgagaacccctgtatttgggcataagcttccgtgggctaaaacccacttcatcagatgcatgcagtgggaaaatacagtaggaagatatacacacacatacagagaacgtgaaaaatGGGAGTTGCCATATCAATTCTAACGAAACTAGTCAATTAAGGTAGGTTATTAGCAGCAGCACTGGTAGGGCCCAGCTgtatgcatggaggcaaacaattgcagagtcctgtaaagcattacaggaacatgaACAGAGGAGGGACGCGCATGATGAGACcatggtcaagctcatgggggagcaaactgacatgctccgctgtatggtggatctgatgtgggaaaggcagcaagaccacagacttctgctgcagccctgtataatcaaactccctcctccccatgttccatagcctccttagCCTTCGGACGCCCAAGAACACGAGGGAGGAGGCTACGGGGACCCATATACTGAACCCAGAGGATCGcctaagcagcagaaagctggcatatgtgaacttttgatttggtttctcgaCTTGTCCttgcctcctcctccaccccctaaCCCAACCCTCCCGCCCCGTCTGCCTTCTAATTTCTCTCAgtgtgttgtgcaacaaataataaagaacagttttaaaacaatttagactttttcctttcatatatatatagggggtgggtaacttcaagagaaacaaacacagctgtcacactgtaccctggccagtcatgaaactgactTTCAAAGCTTCTGTGAGGCACAGCGTGCCCTGCTGCattcttctaatcgccctgttgtCTAGCTGTGTGAAATTGGCCGCCAGGTGAGTTGCCTCAACCTTCCACCCTGCTGTAAacgtctcctccttactctcatagaaattgtggagcacacaacaagcagtagTTACAATTgaaatattggttgtgctgagatctgaGTCAGTAAACAGAGCCAGCGCGctttcaaacatccaaaagcacattctgccaccattctgcacaTGCTCAGCCTATAGGtgaactgctccttgctattGTTGagggtgcctgtgtacagcttcatgacccatggcattaaggggtaggctgggttcctgaggataactataggcatttcaacatccccaacagtaattttctggtctgggaagtaagtcccttcctgcagctgttcaaacagatgAGAGTTCCCGAAGATgggagcatcatgcacctttcccggccatcccatgttgatgtcagtgaaacatcccttgtgatacaccagtgcctgcagcaccatggaaaagtaccccttgcggtttatgtactggccacCCTGGTGtgccggtgccaagatagggatatgcgttccatctattgccccaccgcagttagggaaccccagcgcattaaagtcatccacaatggtctgcacatttcccagagtcactacccttgatagcagctggtcaatgattgcgTTGGTTAttagcagcacagcagcccctacagtagatttgcccactccaaactgattcccgactgactggtagctgtcaggcattgccagcttccacagtgctatggccacttgcttctcaatggcgagggctgctctcattttggtgtctttgtgcttcagggcaggggacagcaagtcacagtGTGCAACGAAAGTGGCCTTACActatgaaagttttgcagccgctgggaatcatcccagacctacAACACTATGCGatctcaccagtctgtgcttgtttcccgggcccagaatcagcatttcATGGCATGAACCAGGCCCagtgccaccatgatctcccaattgcCACACGCCGTGCTTCCCAAAATGTCtgagtccatgtcctcatcagtatagtaattgcGTTGTCGTCGCTTCCTTGcccagttttgcaggtactgcacgtAGTGCTGGATAATGtgtgaggtatttacaatggtcagaACTGCAGCCGAGATCTAAGTGGGCTCTATGCTTGCTGCGCTATAGCTCCTGcatgggtaatcctggaaaaagggcgcaaaatgagcTGTTTGGTTCAAAATGGCCAATAAAAggcggtaaatggttgtcttctgtagctttcgtGGAATCAGGAAACTCATTAGAGCCACAAGAGCgagagagcagagtttgcggcggaagctgtgcagctctgttcatGATGGCCGAAAAATGGCGGAACTTGCTGCCTTCTGCagcttccacgggagcccagaACAGACAACATGGAAGATGTGGCGGAAGCTGTGCGGCTCTGTTCGTGGTAGCCAAAAAAGGCGGGAAATGATTAgatgaaagagtagatagaaagacaagaggacatgcgaggtggattcatagtaccaggagacaggcagtGCTCCGTGCTGCACTGTCTGCTGGTAGCATGGCATCTGCCGTAGCTTTCACGGATGGAGGAGCAAGTGAcggcacacacccagaaacacccgcgagaatgtttttgcccaatcatgcactgggagcttaaccaaCAATTctaatgggcagcagagactgtgggaactgtgggatagccaccccagtgcaacgctccaccattcgatgctagcctcggtactgtggacgcactccgccaAATTCACACGTTTTAGTGGGGACACACGACACtgaatgtataaaatcgcttccgaaaattcaaataaaataagttcgaattaattttgtactgtagatgtACCTTTcctagcccaatagcaccttatttcagtgtgactggtttgggatgtgaggatgtgacccttcacttcccagcttatggctgcccctgtcttagccaaaggccttagcctagaaacaaggcctcagactatcctagtgagagaaggcccatacCCAGGCGGACTGtgattttgatattttgttttatacctctgtaactagctaagtgataaaatacacctaagttcttgagGTATAGGCtttacagacaggcctgaatatctctcTTCTAACAGTgagttctaccccttcccccattctgtgtctgtcttgtctatttagacggTAAATGCTTCAGGGCCTGGGCCATCTACTATTCTCTGTTTGTAttttgcctagcacaatggggacccactgttagtGGGTCCTGAGGCACTAaggtaatgaatatgatttattataataataactctcctgccactttgagccaaggaagctggccttgggatgttactgcttaaaaatgagcTGGGGTTAAAACTGTGGAatattctttgtgacaagtatcccacaaattaCACTGACCTCCCCTATTTTCTTTGCCTGGAGTAGGATTTCCAATTTCCAGACCTGATGTGATCTCGctgctggaacgaggggaagagctgtgggtcccagacctccagggctttGAGAAAGAAGTTCTCCTCAGAGTTGCCTGCACAGGTGAGGTATTGGTTAAACCAATTCAAAAACTGTCCGTGAATACAGCaaacatttgggatgccctacaaagaccttgtgagctctccaagttcaggattgttcccagCAGAGTGGAATCATTATGGCAGATGTCACTCATGGCTTCCCACCTATCctgactgacaactggcagcaggtccctccccAATTTCGCTTTCCCCTGAGAGTTCTGGTGAGAtgtggacccagaactgatcccttcctctctcctctggggaagggtttggggaaaatcagctcctgataggtttgatctctcccgCACATATTTTGGCTTGTTCAtctctttttccattcctctctgagATTTCCATTCTCTCCGGTGCAGGGAATGACCTAtatctggattctctctgtctcccgtcagatgatgggatggtgagtgagaatgaggaggagaaacccctgcaggaagatgctgagcaagtAGAACCACATGGAACgttatcaggaagatccaaagggaatgtttccGGGAGTTCtgcactcccagaaaaagcaAAAGTCTGTGAGACTCAGCAGAGGCCAGAGGAAAACTTCAGTAACCACTCAGACTTTATTGGATATGAGAGAATCACCTTGGAAGAGACACGCTAcacatgccatgagtgtgggaaaagcttcagtgggACCTCTGATCTTCTcacacatcagaaaatccacagtggagagagacctTTCatgtgctctgagtgtgggaaaagcttcaatcggagctctTCCCTTATCACGCATTGGAGAGTCCACACGggtgagaaaccttatggatgcTCCGAGTGCGGGAAGTGCTTCAACTGGAGCTCCCATgttatcagacacaggagaatcCACACGGGTGAGAAACCATATGGATGCTCCGAGTGCGGGAAACGCTTCAATCGGAGCTCACACCTCATCCGACATCgcagaatccacacgggagagacgcTCTAcgcatgctctgagtgtgggaaaagcttcaatcagagctctgccctgatcacacatcagaggatccacactggggagacgccctacacatgcgctgagtgcgggaaaagcttcaatcaaaGCTCAAACcttatccgacatcagcgaatccacacaggagaaatgCCCTACACGtgctcagagtgcgggaaaagcttcaatgaCAGCTCGGCCctgatcacacatcagagaatccacacgggagagaaaccGTATGGATGCCCCGAGTGCGGGAAACGCTTCAATCTGAGCTCAACCCTTATTAGacatcagcgaatccacacaggagagacgccctacacgtgctctgagtgcgggaaaagctttagtcAGCACTCACACCTTATCATACATCGGAggatccacactggagagaaaccctacacgtgctctgagtgcgggaaacgcTTCAGTGATAGCTCAGCCCTCaccacacatcagagaatccacacgggtgagaaaccttatggatgctctgagtgtgggaaaagcttcaatcaaaGCTCAACCCTTGTtaaacatcagaaaatccacatgaGAAAGAACTGTAATAAATCCCTTGACTAGGGCTGGccaaagatttgattttttttaaatcacatttgcTAATTCCTGCATAGTGATCTGTGCACCATCTTCACTGTGGTCTCTCAGCTCCCCCAGATGATTTGCCTGCTTCTGCTTTTGCAGCTCACccttctttggggtcagtcctgtgatcttttctatcaactcctttccttttgagtcGTAGGAGAGtgtgtccctccagccaggaatgttcatcagctccaggtgcgggagagaggtttgatcccaacaagctacactgaggcaaaaactcCCTGTGCCTGACGTCCACTAGGGCTGCACGTGGCGTtggctgctcaagttagtgatcttGGTGTAAAAAGACAATTACAGTTGTAGTTcagatgcagcccaggtgcagtggttggtATTAGCTTCCCCCTTGATCTGACCTgaactccatcacttttcctagtctaaacaaaCCTGTGTCCCAGGTAAACTCTTTTTAGAACGCTGCTCCTTAGTTAAATGGCATTGATCACACTCTTAAAGGCGCCATGATTAAATTGGGAACAACTGTCTTTTACCATTTGGATCCAAAGTTTCATGAAGCATagagagaatcatagaagattagggttggaagagacctcaagaggtcatctagtccaaccccctgcttaaagtaggaccaacaccaactaaatcatcccagccagggctttgtcaggctgggccttaaaaacctctaaggaaggagattccaccacctccctagggaacccattccagggcttcaccaccctcctagtgaaatagtgtttcctaatatccaacctagacctcccccactgcaacttgagaccattgctccttgttctgtcatctgccaccactgagaacagtctagatccatactctttggaacccccttcaggtagttgaaagcagctatcaaatgcaccctcactcttctcttctgcagactaaataagcccagttccttcagcctctcctcgtaagtcaggtgctccagccccctaatcattttcattgccctccgctggactctctccaatttgtccacatcctttttgtagtgtggggcccccaaaactggacgcagtactccagatgtggcttcaccagtgctgaatagaggggagtgatcatgtccctcgatctgctagcagtgctcctactaatacagtccaatatgccgttagccttcttggcaacaagggcacactgctgactcacatccagcttctgatgcactgtaacccctaggtccttttctgcagaactgctgcttagcctgtccgtccccagcctgtagtggttcatgggattcttccatcctcagtgcagaactctgcagttGTCTTTGTTGAACAGTCTCAGCAGACGCTCCGTCGCATCCTGAATtgtagctccaggcaagcagcacactgcTCGAGTCTCTCGGTCTGGTCAGCAGATGGATAACTTAGTCCCCCTTTGGAGGTAGTTCCCGACCACCATCCTCCATCTtttcctcttgggagtggtggtcgtggaacccccatccctaggacaatgcatctTGTGCATTCTGGTCAATGGGGTCTGCTTTTGATCTCTTCCTTCAGAGGACTCTTCCAAATCATTCTCCACAGTAgaacctgtgcagagagcctgagaacggtttcttacctctatctgcATCGGGGGTACATGGGTTCTCCTCATTCTTCTTCTGGGGGTCACATTGTGCCAGTTTCTTCCCTGTTCTGTGCtgccctctctgattcttcagcatgtTATGCCTGTAGAACCAAATGCTGACTTCTGTGcagaaagtcttcattttctctgatgcaaaGCAAGGTTGATACTTGCATCTCTAGCCCTACAACCTTCTAATATGGAGACCAgtttgcactttgtacagacaaagttgCTTCTGTactctgggagaaagacaaacatggcacatcctgtgctggtcacaacagctgatcgcTCAGTATCCATGTCTTCCTTCTAAAAGTGTCCTCAGATGTTGTATTTACTTCTCACAGAAACCTGAAAGGCAAAAACACTCTGTGGGAACTCCCACCAGGCAAActgccatggaacagctgattcCTTCAGAGCCATTCCATGCCTATGGGTCCCAATCTGGCTGCCTTGTTGGACAAGAAGCATTTCCATGCTGGGCAAATGATGGTAGCCAATGAGGGAATGTATCCGGTTCCACGTTCAGACTGCAGGATACATAAACATTGAGTCCAGAGTCTGTGGTTTGGTCTCTTCGTTTTGCTCTGAGTCTAGAGTATAATGTGTTTGTATcacttctcctgctgctgctactttgaaagattagaaagtgtgaaaatagAGGACAGGTGGTTTTTCTCATGATGCAGCCTTCCCATGTCGTGTGAGACCCCTTCCACCCACACTTCTGGGAGAAGCCCCAGGGAGAAATGAACTCACAGAAATGGAAGGCTCCTAGGTTATTGTAGAATGTGACTTCACACAAAGCTGACTGGGTGGAAATGGGAATTAAGAGAAAACTGCCCTATGGGTTTATATTTTGTAATCGTTGAATAAGTTACCAGCGACAATGAAATTAAACATGAAGTTTAGTGTAATGTAAGAGGCTGATTCTGTGATAATTTTCAATGTTACAATATAATTCAAGTTTTCTTCTAGTTCTCTCCATGCCGCCTCCTACTATACAGGAAATGGAGGCTAATCCTGAAATTAAACCTTCACTCCAAAGGAATTAGAGTGGGGGAATATGTGAGAGAAATAGCATGTGTGAGGATAGACACCCAGTGTGGACTGTAATTATTTCTATTTCAAATGGAATTTATCTTGATaagctttaaaataaatcttctgtTAAGAGGACAAGATGTGGAACTTTTTTACCCAGTTAGAGGGTAACAGCCACAGGCTTCTCCAGGTCTCTTGTTTGCAAAGCAAAGATGTCACATCAGGCAGGAGATGTCAAAATCTACAGTGGTGATGGATGTGTGATGGGAGCTTTTCTGAGTTGGTTCTTTTTGGGGATTggttttttaatgtcatttttggtttttgtttttgcaacCAGTTATTTTTATAGGTGCTGAGGCCCCTTTTCCTTTTGAGCACAGCTGTTTAACCCTCAGGTCTGGCTCTGGAAACCTCCCCAAAACTGGCCTCGTGTTTCTTTCATGTTTGATATCTTTGGGGTTCACACATCCACACTACATGTGGTTCACAGCAACAGATGCTTTGAGAAACCTGCTGGGTTAAGTGGGCCTTTTCCAAACTGACATTGGCCCAAAGTCTGCCTCAATTCAGCTGGATTGGGACATGTCTGTATCAAAAGAATGGTTCACACCTGCTTTGCCCAGAGATCTCGGGGGAGGGGTAGTAAGATAACATAAGGAGAAATTGACAACAATAAAGTTAAAGATAAAGGTGAAAGACGTTCACCTTGCAGGTCAAcaagcctgttctgttcattccctctgatgcgtctggcactggtcactctcAGGCagcacactgggctagatggactattggtctgacccagtatgaccagtcTTGCGTTCTTCTGTAAGCCATGtatggcctgatctacactggctAGTTTCTGCGcggtaaagcagctttctgcagtgtaactcctgaggtgtgcacactgccaagccacttactgtgcagaaactgcatagttgcagcactgtaaaaaaaccaccctgacgaggcgtacagctttctgcgctgGGGCTATAGTGCcacggtgccagtgtagacaccc is a window encoding:
- the LOC127039342 gene encoding zinc finger protein 501-like isoform X27, with product MVSENEEEKPLQEDAEQVEPHGTLSGRSKGNVSGSSALPEKAKVCETQQRPEENFSNHSDFIGYERITLEETRYTCHECGKSFSGTSDLLTHQKIHSGERPFMCSECGKSFNRSSSLITHWRVHTGEKPYGCSECGKCFNWSSHVIRHRRIHTGEKPYGCSECGKRFNRSSHLIRHRRIHTGETLYACSECGKSFNQSSALITHQRIHTGETPYTCAECGKSFNQSSNLIRHQRIHTGEMPYTCSECGKSFNDSSALITHQRIHTGEKPYGCPECGKRFNLSSTLIRHQRIHTGETPYTCSECGKSFSQHSHLIIHRRIHTGEKPYTCSECGKRFSDSSALTTHQRIHTGEKPYGCSECGKSFNQSSTLVKHQKIHMRKNCNKSLD